One window of Thioclava sp. GXIMD4216 genomic DNA carries:
- a CDS encoding TRAP transporter large permease, with the protein MLSLAIFIVLLLLGLPVAFAMIAGAVAQILLAGNGVLLLSLPQQFFQGMENYGLLALPVFIFLGELLNASGAAARLYALASLLTRGLRGGLAQASLIANALLAAVLGSTAAQITLMSRLAVPQMERAGYPRDVATGLTAAGALLAPIIPPSMLLIVYGVIAQVPVGDLFLAGIAPGVLLAAVFALVIDRMARRGAFPTPPVAAAPAPSAARAGFREALLEALPAIVIPAGMIAAIMLGFATPVEAGVAAIALTLLVGAALYRTLTFGRIWQALLVSAKMSGAILFLIAAASLYAWIIAFENLPALVAHFLWTLSDNPLVFLLLVNLLLLGLGMICDPLPALILTVPVLLPVAVDHYHIDAIHFGLVACFNLTIGLMTPPVGVGLYTAALQNNLPTAALIRVLRPFLAAALAVLALLTLWPRFALAIPSFFQ; encoded by the coding sequence ATGCTGAGCCTTGCCATTTTCATCGTTCTGTTGCTGCTGGGGCTTCCGGTGGCTTTTGCCATGATTGCGGGGGCCGTGGCGCAAATCCTGCTGGCGGGCAATGGGGTGTTGCTGCTCAGCCTGCCGCAGCAATTCTTTCAGGGCATGGAAAACTATGGCCTGCTGGCCCTGCCGGTCTTCATCTTTCTGGGGGAGTTGCTGAATGCCAGCGGAGCGGCGGCGCGCCTTTATGCGCTGGCCTCGCTATTGACACGCGGGCTGCGTGGCGGGTTGGCACAGGCCAGCCTGATTGCCAATGCGCTTCTGGCGGCGGTGTTGGGCTCTACGGCGGCGCAGATCACGCTGATGTCGCGCCTTGCGGTCCCGCAAATGGAACGGGCAGGCTATCCCCGCGATGTGGCCACGGGCCTGACGGCAGCTGGGGCGCTGCTGGCCCCGATCATTCCGCCCTCCATGCTGCTGATCGTCTACGGCGTGATCGCGCAGGTCCCCGTGGGCGACCTGTTTCTGGCAGGGATCGCGCCCGGAGTTCTGCTGGCGGCGGTCTTTGCGCTTGTGATCGACCGCATGGCGCGGCGCGGCGCGTTTCCGACGCCTCCGGTTGCCGCAGCCCCCGCGCCCTCGGCGGCTAGGGCGGGGTTTCGCGAGGCCCTGCTGGAGGCCTTACCCGCCATCGTGATTCCGGCGGGGATGATCGCGGCGATCATGCTGGGCTTTGCCACACCGGTCGAGGCCGGCGTCGCCGCCATCGCGCTGACCCTTCTGGTCGGGGCCGCGCTGTACCGCACGCTTACATTCGGGCGGATCTGGCAGGCGCTTCTGGTCAGCGCCAAAATGAGCGGCGCGATCCTGTTTCTGATCGCGGCGGCCAGCCTTTATGCATGGATCATCGCCTTCGAAAACCTGCCCGCGCTGGTGGCACACTTCCTGTGGACCCTGTCCGACAATCCGCTGGTCTTCCTGCTGCTGGTCAACCTGCTGCTGCTGGGGTTGGGAATGATCTGCGATCCGCTGCCCGCATTGATCCTGACAGTGCCGGTGCTGCTGCCTGTCGCGGTGGACCATTACCATATCGACGCCATACATTTCGGTCTGGTGGCCTGTTTCAACCTGACCATCGGCCTGATGACGCCGCCGGTCGGGGTCGGGCTGTATACGGCCGCGTTGCAAAACAACCTGCCCACCGCCGCGCTGATCCGCGTGCTACGCCCGTTTCTGGCCGCCGCGCTGGCGGTGCTGGCGCTGCTGACCCTCTGGCCGCGCTTCGCGCTGGCCATTCCCTCGTTTTTCCAGTGA
- a CDS encoding TRAP transporter small permease subunit, which translates to MILLKLRDTLLRFDPLLAKAEMALSAACLAAVVLMMGAGTVARSLGHPFVFSDDLAISLMVWGALFSISANLAQGGHMRVDLLLPHLPHFLIRLIDVVCAVMLAGFVLTLWLWLDPLGLIGAGGAMQLAMTTGNYTYTEPVMTLGILKIWIWLPLVPASLGALYHALIRLVAPVQRAAPC; encoded by the coding sequence ATGATCTTGCTGAAACTACGCGATACGCTGCTGCGGTTCGATCCGCTTCTGGCAAAGGCCGAAATGGCTCTGAGTGCGGCCTGCCTTGCAGCTGTGGTGCTGATGATGGGCGCGGGAACAGTGGCCCGAAGCCTTGGCCATCCCTTCGTTTTCAGCGATGATCTGGCCATCAGCCTGATGGTCTGGGGGGCGCTTTTCTCGATCTCGGCCAATCTGGCGCAGGGCGGGCATATGCGGGTCGACCTTCTGCTGCCGCATCTGCCGCATTTCCTGATACGCCTGATCGATGTGGTCTGCGCGGTGATGCTGGCGGGTTTCGTGCTGACGCTGTGGCTCTGGCTTGATCCGCTTGGCCTGATCGGGGCAGGCGGGGCCATGCAACTGGCCATGACGACCGGAAATTACACCTATACCGAACCGGTGATGACACTGGGCATCCTGAAAATCTGGATCTGGCTGCCGCTGGTTCCGGCCAGTCTGGGCGCGCTTTACCATGCGCTGATCCGTCTGGTGGCCCCCGTACAAAGAGCGGCCCCATGCTGA
- a CDS encoding isochorismatase family protein, whose amino-acid sequence MSLPGIPDYPLPRSLPQTRAPFTLDPARAALLIHDMQAYFCAAYGEGALTRPTSALSQAVEAIGRIAQAARRAGVPVFYTAQKGNQFRPDRGLQADLWGPGMKAQPEHEEIIAPLAPQEGDITLVKHRYSAFQRSNLAPLMRARGRDQLLITGIYAHIGCLATATEAFQRDIEPFFVADALADFSEDWHRRALDWVADCSGVPVLAQDMVATLEGQA is encoded by the coding sequence ATGAGCCTTCCGGGAATTCCCGATTACCCGCTTCCCCGCAGCTTGCCGCAGACCCGCGCGCCCTTCACGCTTGACCCTGCGCGGGCGGCCTTGCTGATCCATGATATGCAGGCCTATTTCTGCGCCGCCTATGGCGAGGGGGCATTGACGCGCCCGACCTCGGCGCTGTCGCAGGCGGTCGAGGCGATTGGCCGCATTGCGCAGGCGGCGCGGCGCGCGGGCGTGCCGGTCTTCTACACCGCCCAGAAGGGCAACCAGTTCCGCCCCGACCGTGGCTTGCAGGCCGATCTCTGGGGGCCGGGTATGAAGGCACAGCCCGAACATGAAGAGATCATCGCCCCGCTGGCCCCGCAAGAGGGCGATATCACTCTGGTCAAGCACCGCTATAGCGCCTTCCAGAGATCCAACCTTGCGCCGCTGATGCGTGCGCGCGGTCGTGACCAGTTGCTGATCACCGGGATCTACGCGCATATCGGCTGTCTGGCGACGGCAACCGAGGCCTTCCAGCGCGATATCGAACCGTTCTTTGTGGCCGATGCTCTGGCCGATTTCTCCGAGGACTGGCATCGCCGCGCGCTGGACTGGGTGGCCGATTGCTCGGGCGTGCCGGTTCTGGCGCAGGATATGGTCGCGACGCTGGAGGGGCAGGCATGA
- a CDS encoding alpha/beta hydrolase-fold protein — MMYRREMVMGSILTLALAVPLRAQPSTKPLPPSQLDTGSAVRDVYSFTLPAPAAPAPEEGAANPDYRIGVLVPKGPAPAKGWPILYMLDGQAVMERLTDEILAKIPQAAQRIIVTVGYQTPQRFATAARARDYTPPDPKGLAIKDPRTGTSAGHADSFLHLLGTQIIPRAESFAPVDPQERTLWGHSYGGLFVLYAASQPDSPFVAFTSASPALWWDEARIGPAFEAQMRAGHWSRRPLDIHIGSAERAKATDPGTKQTEAFVKMRGALPEHALEDLVSTARAAGIPGQFTQFPSLSHGQSFVASLYKTVGVAE, encoded by the coding sequence ATGATGTATCGTCGGGAGATGGTCATGGGCAGCATTCTCACTCTGGCCCTTGCCGTTCCGCTACGTGCGCAGCCCTCGACCAAGCCGCTGCCCCCGTCGCAACTGGATACCGGATCGGCAGTCCGCGATGTCTACAGCTTCACCTTGCCAGCGCCCGCCGCACCCGCCCCCGAGGAAGGGGCGGCCAATCCGGATTACCGAATCGGCGTGCTGGTGCCGAAAGGGCCGGCACCGGCCAAGGGCTGGCCGATCCTTTACATGCTGGATGGGCAGGCCGTGATGGAACGGCTGACCGACGAGATTCTGGCCAAAATCCCGCAGGCCGCACAACGGATCATCGTCACGGTGGGCTATCAGACCCCGCAGCGTTTCGCGACGGCGGCCCGCGCCCGCGACTACACGCCGCCGGACCCGAAAGGCCTTGCCATCAAGGACCCGCGCACCGGCACCTCGGCGGGGCATGCCGACAGTTTCCTGCATTTGCTGGGCACACAGATCATCCCGCGCGCCGAAAGCTTCGCGCCTGTCGACCCGCAGGAGCGCACATTATGGGGCCATAGCTATGGCGGGCTCTTCGTCCTTTACGCCGCAAGCCAGCCCGACAGCCCCTTCGTGGCCTTCACCTCGGCCAGCCCCGCCCTGTGGTGGGACGAGGCGCGCATCGGCCCCGCCTTCGAGGCACAGATGCGCGCGGGCCACTGGTCGCGCCGCCCGCTCGACATCCATATCGGCAGCGCCGAACGCGCCAAAGCCACCGATCCGGGCACGAAACAGACGGAAGCTTTCGTGAAAATGCGCGGGGCCTTGCCCGAACATGCGCTGGAGGATCTTGTGAGCACTGCGCGCGCCGCCGGTATCCCCGGCCAATTCACCCAGTTTCCGAGCCTCAGCCACGGCCAGAGCTTCGTCGCCTCCCTCTATAAGACAGTGGGGGTTGCAGAATAG
- a CDS encoding SDR family oxidoreductase, with amino-acid sequence MKLTGFEGAVALVTGAAGGIGLALVRALSEAGTQVVATDHPNVIARAPQMTGVTWHGLDVCDAQAVEARVQATIRDLGPIRFGVHAAGILAEGPLLSTSAAQWRRVIEVNLDGAFHVTTALGRHMVDNGGGSLVVIGSNSADIPRLNMGSYPASKAGLHMFVRCLGLELAPAGVRCNIVAPGSTLTPMQTGMWAGPDGAERVIAGNLALHKTGIPLGKLAVPEDIAAAAMFLLSDQAGHVTMADLYVDGGATLKA; translated from the coding sequence ATGAAACTGACAGGGTTCGAGGGGGCGGTGGCTCTGGTCACCGGCGCGGCAGGCGGTATCGGTCTGGCCTTGGTGCGGGCTTTGTCGGAGGCTGGCACGCAGGTCGTGGCGACCGACCATCCCAATGTGATCGCACGCGCGCCACAGATGACGGGTGTGACATGGCACGGGCTGGATGTCTGCGATGCGCAGGCGGTCGAGGCGCGGGTGCAGGCGACGATCCGCGATCTTGGCCCGATCCGCTTCGGGGTGCATGCCGCAGGTATTCTGGCCGAGGGCCCGCTTTTGAGCACCAGCGCCGCGCAGTGGCGGCGGGTGATCGAGGTCAATCTGGACGGGGCGTTCCATGTGACCACGGCATTGGGGCGGCATATGGTGGACAATGGCGGCGGGAGCCTTGTTGTGATCGGCTCGAATTCCGCCGATATTCCACGGCTCAATATGGGCAGCTACCCTGCCAGCAAGGCGGGATTGCATATGTTCGTGCGCTGCCTCGGGCTAGAGCTTGCGCCCGCCGGGGTGCGTTGCAACATCGTGGCACCGGGGTCGACGCTTACGCCGATGCAGACCGGCATGTGGGCGGGGCCGGACGGCGCGGAACGGGTGATTGCCGGAAATCTTGCGCTGCATAAAACCGGCATCCCCTTGGGCAAGCTGGCTGTGCCGGAAGATATTGCCGCCGCCGCGATGTTCCTGCTGTCCGATCAAGCGGGGCATGTGACAATGGCCGATCTTTATGTCGATGGCGGCGCGACCCTGAAGGCCTGA
- a CDS encoding isochorismate synthase: MNDALLAQGVPLVLGDVTGQIDTAWQGTIAAFAKNGVPQSKGRCAGVFPFTPTDPGWLYALAPAERPPAVTAEVPSPPQAQSGAWQFSPAPEVYGAAVEHAVDQLRSYETPLQKVVLARALDYRTAAPVDPMAVARRLGQDPHVTSYALPVPQIRSGKTADAQGDMRWLVGATPELLLDKKGAAVMSHPLAGSAPRSADPVEDRRRAEALLVSTKDLAEHRYVVEYIHDILAPYCHNLTTPQTPALQKTASMWHLGTRISGVLRDADLPCLALLGKLHPTPAVAGTPLRPALDLISRLEPEPRGFYAGTVGWLENERDGTWYVTLRCAMIEGCMARLHAGAGIVPDSTAAAEIAETQAKFIAMSDALGIDLTH, encoded by the coding sequence ATGAACGATGCGCTTCTTGCACAGGGGGTGCCGCTGGTGCTGGGCGATGTGACGGGGCAGATCGATACCGCGTGGCAAGGCACGATTGCGGCATTTGCAAAAAACGGGGTGCCGCAGTCCAAAGGGCGCTGTGCGGGCGTCTTTCCTTTCACCCCGACCGATCCCGGATGGCTTTATGCGCTGGCACCGGCGGAACGGCCGCCTGCCGTCACCGCAGAAGTTCCTTCCCCGCCGCAGGCACAGTCGGGTGCCTGGCAGTTTTCCCCCGCGCCCGAGGTTTACGGGGCTGCCGTCGAGCATGCGGTGGACCAGCTTCGCTCCTATGAGACACCGCTGCAAAAGGTGGTTCTGGCCCGCGCGCTTGATTATCGTACCGCCGCGCCTGTGGACCCGATGGCGGTTGCGCGCCGTCTCGGGCAGGACCCGCATGTGACCAGCTATGCCCTGCCCGTGCCGCAGATCCGCTCTGGCAAAACCGCCGATGCGCAAGGCGATATGCGCTGGCTGGTCGGGGCCACTCCTGAATTGCTGCTGGATAAGAAAGGGGCGGCGGTCATGTCGCATCCGCTGGCAGGCTCAGCGCCCCGCAGCGCCGATCCGGTCGAAGACCGCCGTCGTGCCGAGGCCCTACTGGTCTCGACCAAGGATCTGGCCGAGCACCGCTATGTGGTCGAATATATTCACGATATTCTTGCTCCCTATTGCCACAACCTGACCACGCCCCAGACCCCTGCGTTGCAAAAGACGGCCAGCATGTGGCATCTTGGCACGCGGATCAGCGGTGTGCTGCGCGATGCCGACCTGCCCTGTCTTGCCCTTCTGGGCAAGCTGCACCCGACCCCTGCAGTGGCAGGCACGCCGCTGCGTCCCGCGCTGGATCTGATCTCCAGACTGGAACCCGAGCCGCGCGGCTTCTACGCAGGGACGGTGGGCTGGCTTGAGAACGAGCGCGACGGCACATGGTATGTCACGTTGCGCTGCGCGATGATCGAGGGGTGCATGGCGCGTCTGCATGCGGGCGCGGGGATCGTGCCCGACAGTACCGCCGCCGCCGAAATCGCTGAAACACAGGCCAAATTCATCGCGATGAGCGATGCGCTTGGTATTGACCTCACGCATTAA
- a CDS encoding TRAP transporter substrate-binding protein: protein MFRSLALAAIALSIPLAVCAQPFRLGLITPPTHQWTKTAQEISQEIAQGTEGRVQIMVMPSGQLGNEARILQQVQTGAVDFAFLTGGEFANRDPDYGVFYAPYLVSNTQEAAQILQGGVAHTLLDRLDGFGLKGLGWGMAGMRQIVMSGPIETRDDLRGKRIRTVPLAPEMAFWSELGAAPTPMPLPALYDAFANGQIDGMQIDHEGTWTAGYWRNAKVVLNSNHMIFPMLAVASQRSWAKISPEDQTRITAIMERELAQMNAAYARIDADNLAELRQAGVDVRNVDRDWFGAAVDRWYAAWRQKAPLLTVLEQEINE from the coding sequence ATGTTCCGCAGTCTCGCTCTGGCCGCCATTGCCCTTTCAATCCCGCTGGCCGTTTGCGCCCAGCCTTTCCGTCTGGGGCTGATCACCCCGCCCACCCATCAATGGACCAAAACCGCGCAAGAGATCAGCCAAGAGATCGCGCAAGGCACCGAAGGGCGCGTGCAGATCATGGTCATGCCCTCGGGCCAGCTGGGCAACGAGGCGAGGATCTTGCAGCAGGTGCAGACCGGAGCGGTGGATTTCGCCTTTCTGACCGGTGGCGAATTCGCCAATCGCGATCCCGATTATGGCGTGTTCTACGCCCCATATCTGGTCAGCAACACGCAGGAGGCCGCCCAGATCCTGCAAGGCGGTGTGGCGCATACGCTTCTGGACCGGCTGGATGGCTTCGGCCTGAAGGGCTTGGGCTGGGGCATGGCGGGAATGCGCCAGATCGTGATGTCCGGCCCTATCGAGACCCGTGACGATCTGCGGGGCAAACGCATCCGTACCGTGCCACTGGCCCCCGAGATGGCGTTCTGGTCAGAACTCGGTGCCGCCCCGACACCGATGCCGCTGCCCGCGCTTTATGACGCCTTCGCCAATGGCCAGATCGATGGCATGCAGATCGACCATGAAGGCACATGGACCGCCGGATACTGGCGTAATGCCAAGGTTGTACTGAATTCCAACCATATGATCTTCCCGATGCTTGCCGTCGCCTCGCAGCGCAGCTGGGCCAAGATCTCGCCCGAAGACCAGACCCGTATCACCGCAATCATGGAACGCGAACTGGCCCAGATGAATGCCGCCTATGCCCGGATTGATGCCGACAATCTGGCCGAACTCCGGCAGGCAGGGGTGGATGTTCGAAATGTTGATCGCGACTGGTTTGGCGCGGCGGTCGATCGCTGGTATGCCGCATGGCGACAGAAAGCGCCGCTTCTGACGGTGCTGGAACAGGAGATCAACGAATGA
- a CDS encoding FepA family TonB-dependent siderophore receptor, whose product MTLHARLACGAAMSLILTSGALPALAQSTDTGEVLQLDEIIVTAEEQIKQALGSSTITAEDLEKQPVVNDVAEIIRKMPGVNMSGTSSTGQRGNQRQIDIRGMGPENVLILIDGKPVLSRTSVKMGRSGERDTRGDTNWVPAEMIERIEVIRGPAAARYGSGAAGGVVNIITKQPDHDLVQLGFKYDMPESSLEGATQRYNMLWAKRISDTLSFRFSGNYNKSEGDDASINASVGTCETDSTTGEETCSYDAGMEGVVNKDATLRLSWAPTDTDKFDFDLGYSHQSNEYAGDTQLGGRVTSTGDSTVDALADEGAETNTMERSTFGVTHHGDYNWGRTMNYLQYEHTKNRRLSEGTAGSSEGTINATDTWDTAILDAVAAKSEAYIDHYVLGRPSAITLGAEMRWERLDLSDYSSFSSLTTEDGAIDTANADPVTEQTTLGLYLEDNIQWNEALTLTPGLRVDYADTFGINISGGLNASYALSSEWTLKGGVARAFKSPTLYQLSDSYVYSTSGNGCPYPYYRNGPCYVIGNSDLDPEHSINTEIGVAYSGANQINGTLTYFHNFYKDKIQAGTDQVGTVSIYRNGAWTDARLYQWTNIPDAEVSGLEGSFAAPLAQNLSLSVNGTYMISSKQKLHIDGGTTTSGTSYDAIDIEVPLSLVPKYTINASLNWAVTDRFTVTPSLTHYGKTKATSYSGVTGYEASDTTDLGSYTIVNLGLSYEFENGANVSGGVTNVFDKSILRSGDGANTYNEAGRAFYVGLTKTF is encoded by the coding sequence ATGACACTTCACGCACGCCTCGCCTGTGGCGCGGCCATGTCTCTCATCCTGACAAGCGGGGCGCTCCCCGCTTTGGCGCAATCAACGGATACCGGCGAGGTACTCCAGCTCGACGAAATCATCGTGACCGCTGAAGAGCAGATCAAACAGGCGTTGGGTTCATCGACCATCACCGCCGAGGATCTGGAAAAGCAGCCCGTGGTCAATGACGTAGCGGAAATCATCCGCAAGATGCCGGGCGTCAATATGTCGGGCACGTCCTCGACGGGGCAGCGCGGCAACCAGCGCCAGATCGACATCCGTGGCATGGGTCCGGAAAACGTGCTGATCCTCATCGACGGCAAGCCGGTGCTGTCGCGGACCTCGGTCAAAATGGGCCGCTCGGGCGAGCGGGACACGCGCGGTGACACCAACTGGGTTCCGGCAGAGATGATCGAACGGATCGAAGTCATTCGCGGACCGGCAGCGGCGCGCTATGGCTCGGGGGCTGCGGGCGGTGTGGTGAACATCATCACCAAGCAACCCGACCATGATCTGGTCCAGCTCGGCTTCAAATATGACATGCCCGAAAGCAGCCTCGAGGGCGCGACCCAGCGCTATAACATGCTCTGGGCCAAGCGGATCTCGGATACGCTGTCATTCCGTTTCTCCGGCAATTACAACAAATCCGAAGGCGATGATGCGAGCATCAATGCGAGCGTCGGCACCTGCGAGACCGACTCGACCACTGGCGAGGAAACCTGCAGCTATGATGCGGGGATGGAAGGGGTGGTCAACAAGGATGCCACGCTGCGTCTGAGCTGGGCCCCGACCGATACCGATAAATTCGACTTCGATCTGGGCTATTCGCACCAGAGCAACGAATATGCCGGTGATACCCAATTGGGCGGGCGGGTGACCTCGACCGGTGACAGCACGGTGGACGCGCTGGCCGATGAGGGGGCCGAAACCAATACAATGGAGCGCAGCACCTTCGGTGTGACCCATCACGGGGATTACAACTGGGGTCGCACCATGAACTACCTCCAGTACGAGCACACCAAGAACCGTCGCCTGAGCGAGGGCACGGCAGGCAGCAGCGAAGGCACGATCAACGCAACCGATACATGGGATACCGCCATTCTGGATGCGGTCGCGGCCAAGAGCGAAGCCTATATCGACCATTACGTTCTGGGCCGCCCGTCCGCCATCACGCTGGGGGCGGAGATGCGCTGGGAACGGCTGGACCTAAGCGATTACAGCTCCTTCTCGAGCCTCACCACCGAGGACGGCGCGATCGATACCGCCAATGCCGATCCGGTGACCGAGCAGACGACACTGGGCCTCTATCTGGAAGACAATATCCAGTGGAACGAAGCCCTGACCCTGACCCCCGGTCTGCGGGTGGATTATGCCGATACGTTCGGGATCAATATCTCGGGCGGGCTGAACGCATCCTATGCGCTGTCCTCCGAATGGACTCTGAAAGGTGGCGTGGCGCGGGCGTTCAAATCCCCGACGCTCTACCAGTTGTCGGATAGCTATGTCTATTCCACCAGCGGCAATGGCTGCCCCTATCCCTATTACCGGAACGGCCCGTGCTATGTGATCGGCAATTCGGATCTGGACCCGGAACATTCGATCAATACCGAGATCGGCGTCGCCTATAGCGGGGCCAACCAGATCAACGGCACGCTGACCTATTTCCACAACTTCTATAAAGACAAGATTCAGGCGGGCACCGATCAGGTGGGCACCGTCAGCATCTATCGTAATGGTGCGTGGACGGATGCACGCCTGTATCAATGGACCAATATTCCCGATGCGGAAGTCTCCGGCCTTGAAGGCAGCTTCGCGGCACCGCTGGCGCAGAACCTGTCGCTGTCGGTCAACGGCACCTATATGATCTCGTCGAAGCAGAAGCTGCATATCGACGGTGGCACCACCACCAGCGGCACCAGCTATGATGCCATCGATATCGAGGTGCCGCTGTCGCTGGTGCCGAAATACACGATCAACGCATCGCTGAACTGGGCTGTGACCGACCGCTTTACCGTGACCCCCTCGCTGACCCATTACGGCAAAACGAAAGCCACCAGCTATTCGGGCGTGACGGGCTACGAGGCCAGCGATACGACCGATCTGGGTTCCTATACCATCGTCAATCTCGGGCTGAGCTACGAATTCGAGAACGGCGCGAATGTGTCGGGCGGCGTGACCAACGTCTTCGACAAGTCTATCCTGCGTTCGGGCGACGGGGCCAACACCTATAACGAGGCAGGCCGCGCCTTCTATGTGGGCCTGACAAAAACCTTCTGA
- a CDS encoding ATP-binding protein: MTHSLLRSPVSAKGQAVGAAATALLLVWSSIALADPFTTPGGYEGRISAQGANRSPIFAGSKAEIEAQGLAPNQPVSLRQAGEVLGNGASFAADDKGNLKAELEIPATAKAGLYPVVAELGGDTPSATVFDLKVSKQLPFSGSENYALKSVEIVRNPYQVAVGKDAIYVTGAVGRPPVKESELAKIDPQSMEITTRVTPQAAPSKGEREGGVFAVYGIGLDEQDHQVWVTNSRQNTVAVYDSKDLSLIKQFPEDSVDHPRDVLLANGKAYVSATFTPEIYVFDAKHLDAEPAVIEIPSSQRGQRFAAASLSLAPEANELFVSSLGSNEVAVIDLKDDSVKATWKVPHSVSTIGVAASADGSRVYTVAQGNDAVSILDGKTGALIKQVNVGANPLNAVVEPKSGNIFVALRGAHAVAVISPEGELLANLDVGSTPNHLTQDGAGNVYVVNKSGGEDDPTANRLTRISAK, translated from the coding sequence ATGACACACTCTCTTCTCCGGTCTCCGGTCTCGGCCAAAGGTCAGGCTGTCGGGGCTGCCGCAACGGCATTGCTTCTTGTGTGGAGCAGCATCGCACTGGCCGACCCCTTCACCACCCCCGGCGGGTATGAGGGCCGCATCTCGGCGCAGGGCGCGAACCGTTCGCCGATCTTTGCCGGAAGCAAAGCCGAGATCGAGGCACAGGGCCTTGCCCCCAATCAGCCGGTCTCGCTGCGTCAGGCAGGTGAAGTGCTGGGCAATGGTGCCAGCTTTGCGGCCGATGACAAAGGCAATCTGAAGGCCGAGCTCGAGATCCCCGCAACCGCCAAGGCCGGGCTTTATCCTGTGGTGGCAGAACTGGGCGGCGACACCCCTTCGGCCACCGTCTTCGATCTGAAAGTCTCGAAACAGCTTCCCTTCAGCGGCAGCGAGAATTACGCGCTCAAATCCGTTGAAATCGTGCGCAACCCCTATCAGGTAGCGGTTGGCAAGGACGCGATCTATGTGACCGGCGCCGTGGGCCGCCCGCCCGTCAAGGAAAGCGAGCTGGCAAAGATCGACCCGCAATCGATGGAAATCACCACCCGCGTGACGCCGCAGGCCGCCCCCTCGAAAGGGGAACGTGAAGGCGGTGTCTTTGCGGTTTACGGTATCGGTCTGGACGAGCAGGACCATCAGGTCTGGGTGACCAACAGCCGCCAGAACACCGTGGCCGTCTATGACAGCAAGGACCTGTCGCTGATCAAACAGTTCCCCGAAGACAGCGTCGACCACCCGCGGGATGTTCTGCTGGCCAATGGCAAAGCCTATGTCAGCGCGACCTTCACCCCCGAGATCTATGTCTTCGATGCCAAGCATCTGGATGCGGAACCGGCGGTGATCGAAATCCCGTCCTCGCAGCGCGGCCAGCGTTTTGCAGCCGCCAGCCTCTCGCTTGCCCCCGAGGCGAACGAGCTGTTCGTCTCGTCGCTGGGCAGCAATGAGGTTGCGGTGATCGACCTGAAAGATGACAGCGTCAAAGCCACGTGGAAAGTGCCCCATTCGGTCAGCACGATCGGTGTGGCCGCCAGCGCCGATGGCAGCAGGGTCTATACCGTTGCGCAGGGCAATGATGCGGTCTCCATCCTTGACGGCAAAACCGGCGCGCTGATCAAACAGGTCAATGTTGGCGCGAACCCGCTGAATGCCGTGGTCGAGCCGAAAAGCGGCAATATCTTCGTGGCCCTGCGCGGCGCGCATGCGGTGGCGGTGATCTCTCCCGAGGGCGAGCTGCTGGCCAATCTGGATGTCGGCTCGACGCCGAACCATCTGACGCAGGACGGCGCGGGCAATGTCTATGTCGTCAACAAATCGGGTGGCGAGGATGATCCCACCGCGAACCGTCTGACCCGCATCAGCGCAAAATAA